In a genomic window of Demequina muriae:
- a CDS encoding undecaprenyl-diphosphate phosphatase → MNWWEAVVLGVVQGLTEFLPISSSAHVRVVGPLLPSGGDPGAAFTAIIQIGTEAAVLLYFWKDIVRIVTSWVSALAGKDGRDRAARLGAHNADARMGWWVILGTIPIVVLGVLFQDAIEGHLRNLYLTAVVLAVFALVLGFADRVGAKNRELSELRGKDAILLGLAQAMALIPGVSRSGGTISIGLFLGLTREAAARYSFLLAIPAVLGSGLFQALTNLDEITSAGGPGIANTVIAAVAAFAVGYVVIVWFLKLITRHTFWPFVWYRIALAIAIVVLLVAGVIPAMS, encoded by the coding sequence ATGAACTGGTGGGAAGCCGTCGTGCTCGGAGTGGTGCAGGGACTCACGGAGTTCCTGCCGATCTCGTCGAGTGCGCACGTCCGTGTCGTGGGACCGCTGCTGCCGAGCGGGGGAGATCCCGGCGCGGCGTTCACGGCGATCATCCAGATCGGCACCGAGGCGGCAGTCCTCCTGTACTTCTGGAAGGACATCGTCCGCATCGTGACGTCGTGGGTGAGTGCACTCGCCGGCAAGGACGGTCGGGATCGCGCGGCGCGGCTGGGCGCTCACAATGCCGATGCGCGCATGGGCTGGTGGGTGATCCTCGGCACCATCCCCATCGTGGTCTTGGGCGTGCTCTTCCAGGACGCCATCGAGGGCCACCTGCGCAATCTCTATCTCACTGCGGTCGTGCTGGCGGTGTTCGCGCTCGTCCTGGGATTCGCGGATCGCGTCGGAGCCAAGAACCGTGAGCTCTCGGAACTGCGTGGCAAGGACGCCATCCTGCTCGGACTTGCGCAGGCGATGGCCCTGATCCCTGGTGTGTCGCGGTCCGGTGGCACCATCTCGATCGGGCTTTTCCTCGGGCTCACACGCGAGGCCGCGGCGCGCTACTCGTTCCTGCTGGCGATCCCCGCAGTGCTGGGCTCAGGTCTGTTCCAGGCACTCACGAACCTCGACGAGATCACCTCAGCCGGCGGCCCCGGCATCGCCAACACCGTCATCGCCGCGGTGGCCGCGTTCGCGGTGGGCTACGTGGTGATCGTGTGGTTCCTCAAGCTCATCACGAGGCACACGTTCTGGCCGTTCGTCTGGTACCGGATCGCGCTCGCCATCGCCATCGTGGTGCTGCTGGTCGCCGGCGTGATCCCCGCGATGTCGTAG
- a CDS encoding aldo/keto reductase, which produces MQRRRVGTSGLTVSSLALGTMTWSRDTGPDEAGAQLDAFLNAGGTLLDTAASYAGGGAESLIGTMLGGTVSRRDVQICTKAGIRRTADGGLIDASRDTLLDTLDASLERMGTDHVDLWLVHAYDPVAPVEETLHALEIAVNSGRARYVGVSNYPGWATAQISALATRPTITATQVEYSLLQRGVEREVLPAADALGMGALAWSPLGRGVLTGKYRDAIPADSRAASEHLAGFVAPYLDDRSAGIVDALTTAAEGLDEAPLAVALAWVLGRPGVSAAIVGARTAAQLSPSLTAADLDLPPAIAEALDEISAPSIGYPERR; this is translated from the coding sequence ATGCAGCGCAGACGGGTCGGCACGAGTGGATTGACGGTGTCGTCGCTCGCGCTCGGCACCATGACGTGGAGCCGCGACACCGGCCCGGATGAGGCTGGCGCCCAGCTCGACGCCTTCCTGAACGCGGGTGGCACGCTTCTCGACACCGCGGCCTCGTATGCCGGCGGGGGCGCGGAGTCCCTCATCGGCACGATGCTGGGCGGAACCGTCTCCCGGCGCGACGTGCAGATCTGCACCAAGGCGGGCATCCGGCGGACGGCGGACGGAGGGCTCATCGACGCGTCCCGGGACACCCTGCTCGACACTCTCGATGCCTCCCTGGAACGCATGGGCACCGACCACGTGGATCTGTGGCTTGTGCATGCGTACGATCCGGTTGCGCCGGTCGAGGAGACGCTGCACGCGCTGGAGATCGCCGTGAACTCCGGCCGCGCGCGCTACGTGGGCGTGTCGAACTACCCCGGCTGGGCGACGGCCCAGATCTCGGCGCTGGCCACTCGACCGACGATCACTGCGACGCAGGTCGAGTACTCGCTGCTGCAGCGCGGCGTCGAGCGGGAGGTGCTTCCCGCGGCCGATGCGCTCGGCATGGGAGCGCTCGCGTGGTCTCCCCTGGGTCGCGGGGTGCTGACAGGCAAGTACCGCGACGCCATCCCCGCGGACTCGCGGGCGGCATCCGAACACCTGGCGGGGTTCGTGGCTCCCTACCTCGATGACAGGTCCGCCGGCATCGTCGACGCGCTCACGACGGCAGCAGAGGGGCTCGACGAGGCTCCGCTTGCCGTGGCGCTGGCATGGGTGCTCGGGCGTCCCGGCGTCAGTGCAGCGATCGTGGGGGCGCGCACGGCGGCGCAGCTCTCGCCGTCGTTGACGGCCGCTGACCTCGATCTTCCGCCCGCGATCGCCGAGGCGCTCGACGAGATCTCTGCCCCCTCCATCGGCTACCCCGAGCGCCGGTAG
- a CDS encoding primosomal protein encodes MSAEATEALRRLMAALEEHLEAIAMRRGDADAAVDDAYEAVATEFERYEDALDSEYGETLPIVLDDSEGDEYEGDDDADDGEDEDEDTDGSSDDPDGDETLDPHAVEDDDDMDDDIDEFDLR; translated from the coding sequence ATGAGCGCAGAGGCGACCGAAGCACTGAGGCGACTGATGGCCGCCCTTGAGGAGCACCTCGAGGCGATCGCGATGCGACGCGGGGACGCGGACGCCGCGGTGGACGACGCGTACGAGGCGGTCGCCACGGAGTTCGAGAGATACGAGGACGCCCTCGACTCTGAGTACGGGGAGACGCTCCCGATCGTCCTCGACGACTCCGAGGGCGACGAGTACGAGGGCGACGACGACGCAGACGACGGCGAGGACGAGGACGAGGACACGGATGGGTCGAGCGATGATCCGGACGGCGACGAGACCCTGGACCCCCACGCCGTCGAGGACGACGACGACATGGACGACGACATCGACGAGTTCGATCTGCGATAG
- a CDS encoding DUF5703 family protein, with the protein MKEIASDATHVVTSTRGRPSSSSRLEWRVIEIPRDVPRADTRSLLTEQAEYGRWELARSQILYGGARRVWLRRRVMRVQRTDAA; encoded by the coding sequence ATGAAGGAAATCGCATCCGACGCCACCCACGTGGTCACCTCCACGCGCGGCCGGCCCTCAAGTTCGAGCCGCCTCGAGTGGCGCGTGATCGAGATTCCGCGCGACGTCCCCCGCGCGGACACGCGGTCGCTGCTGACGGAACAGGCCGAGTACGGACGGTGGGAGCTCGCTCGCTCCCAGATCCTCTACGGAGGCGCCCGACGGGTCTGGCTGCGTCGACGCGTCATGCGCGTCCAGCGTACGGACGCGGCCTAG
- a CDS encoding M20/M25/M40 family metallo-hydrolase, which translates to MTAPIDVVQICRDLIRIDTSNYGDEPGPGERVAAEYVAAFLSDLGLDPVIRESEPGRASVTCLWEGSDRDRDPLVVHGHLDVVPAFAEDWSVDPFAAEIRDGMIYGRGAVDMKNMDAMILASVASMIRAGARPPRDIVLAFFADEEHGGARGAKWMVEHHPEDFRGATEAISEVGGFSAYVNGRRAYLIQTAEKGIQWLKLISHGKQGHGSLVHRDNAVAHLAGALARIGAHEWPVELTPTAERLLQGVAELEGIEYEPTPECINRLVEGLGAMAPMIEASVRNTSNPTMLEAGYKTNVIPDTAIGYVDSRYLHGQQEQVLRQIEELAGTHVKVEPYISERSLEFPFEGALVDKMIAALGAEDPDAPVLPYSLMGGTDNKHLAALGITGYGFAPLQLPPDLDFPSLFHGIDERIPVDSLHFGTRVLERFLRDC; encoded by the coding sequence ATGACCGCACCCATCGACGTCGTCCAGATCTGTCGCGACCTCATTCGCATCGATACCTCGAACTACGGCGACGAGCCGGGCCCCGGCGAGCGCGTCGCCGCCGAGTACGTGGCGGCCTTCCTGTCCGACCTGGGCCTGGACCCCGTCATTCGGGAGTCCGAGCCGGGTCGCGCCAGTGTCACCTGCCTGTGGGAGGGATCCGACCGCGACCGGGATCCCCTCGTGGTTCACGGCCACCTCGACGTGGTCCCCGCCTTCGCGGAGGACTGGTCGGTGGACCCGTTCGCCGCCGAGATCCGCGACGGGATGATCTATGGCCGCGGCGCGGTCGACATGAAGAACATGGACGCGATGATCCTCGCCTCCGTCGCCAGCATGATCCGCGCAGGCGCCAGGCCGCCTCGTGACATCGTGCTCGCGTTCTTCGCCGACGAAGAGCACGGCGGCGCACGCGGAGCGAAGTGGATGGTCGAGCACCACCCGGAGGACTTCCGTGGGGCCACCGAGGCGATCAGCGAGGTCGGCGGATTCAGCGCCTACGTCAACGGGCGCCGCGCCTACCTGATCCAGACGGCGGAGAAGGGCATCCAGTGGCTCAAGCTCATCTCCCACGGCAAGCAGGGTCACGGCTCGCTGGTGCACCGTGACAATGCCGTCGCCCACCTCGCCGGGGCTCTCGCGCGCATCGGCGCTCACGAGTGGCCGGTCGAGCTCACCCCCACCGCCGAGCGACTGCTCCAGGGCGTCGCCGAACTCGAAGGCATCGAGTACGAGCCCACACCCGAGTGCATCAATCGGCTCGTCGAGGGACTCGGGGCCATGGCGCCGATGATCGAGGCCTCCGTGCGCAACACGTCGAACCCGACCATGCTCGAGGCCGGCTACAAGACGAATGTGATCCCCGACACCGCCATCGGATACGTGGACAGCCGCTATCTTCACGGCCAACAGGAGCAGGTGCTGCGGCAGATCGAGGAACTGGCCGGCACCCACGTCAAGGTCGAGCCGTACATCAGCGAGCGGAGCCTCGAGTTTCCCTTTGAGGGGGCGCTCGTGGACAAGATGATCGCCGCACTCGGTGCCGAGGACCCGGACGCACCGGTGCTGCCGTACTCCCTGATGGGCGGCACGGACAACAAGCACCTGGCCGCGCTCGGGATCACCGGCTATGGGTTCGCGCCGCTGCAGCTGCCGCCGGATCTGGACTTCCCGTCGCTCTTCCACGGCATCGACGAACGCATCCCCGTCGACAGCCTCCACTTCGGCACTCGCGTGCTCGAGAGGTTCCTGCGCGACTGCTGA
- a CDS encoding GPGG-motif small membrane protein, with product MWDTILWIAAVIIGIIGIVRLIQRDFVMGAVLIVVALLVGPGGVSLFT from the coding sequence ATGTGGGATACCATCCTGTGGATCGCGGCAGTGATCATCGGAATCATCGGCATCGTCCGCTTGATTCAGCGTGACTTCGTCATGGGCGCCGTGCTCATCGTCGTCGCCCTGCTCGTCGGACCTGGAGGCGTCAGCCTCTTCACCTGA
- a CDS encoding error-prone DNA polymerase → MTDCVDYAELHAHSAFSFLDGASHPEEMAAEAGRLGLSALAITDHDGLYGAVRFANAARAIDLPTVFGAELHMGAPETPGGPPVLDPPTGVPDPRGSHLLALARGPEGYSRLSHAIGMAHLATGEKGLARYTLEDLAETAAGQFLILTGCRKGTVRRALSGVGVAGANALTGAVTPAGFAAARRELDRLSALFGRDNVAVEITDTGDPFDSERNAALADLAFDASLPLVATSNAHYATPRDADLAGALASVRARSSLDDMDGWLPGGGGGHLRSAAEMLHRHRRHPQAVTAAARLAAECAFDLNLVAPNLPPYPVPQGHTEASWLRELVRRGAHARYGSPHAERVPGAWKQIEHELNVIEALDFPGYFLIVHDIVSFCRDQDILCQGRGSAANSAVCFALGVTAVDAVTHGLLFERFLAPERDGPPDIDVDIESDRREEVIQYVFQRFGRINAAMVANVIQYRPRSAVRDAAKALGFDVGQQDAWSKSIDRWGSLRVPQAQMEEWAAKQRDAMWPEPPPTHDLDHIPEPVLDLADRFMRLPRHLGIHPGGMVLCDRPVIDVCPVEWARMPGRTVLQWDKDDCADAGLVKFDLLGLGMLSALRYAFGFVRDTESEDIGLHSLPQEDPEVYDLLCAADTVGVFQVESRAQMATLPRLRPRRFYDIVIEVALIRPGPIQGGSVHPYINRARGREPVTFLHPLLEKSLGKTLGVPLFQEQLMQMAMDVAGFDGALADQLRRAMGSKRSPERMEALRARFMVGAHERGVTADVADQIFDKLKAFSDFGFPESHSYSFAYLVYASSWLKVHKPAAFYAGLLAAQPMGFYSPQSLTADARRHGQVVLRPCVARSAALARVERLAEPFATPDEARADMTVLTRVDRTLAVRMGLAAVRGLGEDAAQAIVDARAAGPFVSVTDMARRVRVRPSGVTGESGLAPEKGLTTAQWEALATAGALESLGVTRREGLWASGALAREGPDTLPDLSTDVAAPMLPGMSAVEEAVADVWASGVSTDSYPTVFVREGLDQQGVLTVAGVLAHEAERRVTVAGVVTHRQRPGTAKGVTFISLEDETGFLNVVCSVGVWRRFQAVARRSAALVIRGRIERADGATNMVAEHMSPLSLKVPAKSRDFQ, encoded by the coding sequence ATGACTGATTGTGTCGACTATGCCGAGCTGCACGCGCACAGCGCCTTCAGCTTCTTGGACGGCGCGAGCCATCCTGAGGAGATGGCGGCCGAGGCCGGGAGGCTGGGCCTCAGCGCGCTCGCGATCACCGACCACGATGGGCTCTACGGCGCCGTGAGGTTCGCGAACGCCGCGCGTGCGATCGACCTGCCCACCGTGTTCGGGGCGGAGCTGCACATGGGGGCACCCGAGACGCCAGGAGGCCCTCCCGTGCTGGACCCGCCCACGGGGGTTCCCGATCCCCGCGGCAGCCACCTGCTCGCGTTGGCGCGCGGGCCCGAGGGGTACTCGCGGCTGTCGCACGCCATCGGCATGGCCCACCTCGCGACCGGCGAGAAGGGGCTCGCGCGCTACACGCTGGAGGACCTGGCGGAGACGGCGGCGGGTCAGTTCCTGATCCTCACCGGCTGCCGGAAGGGAACGGTGCGGCGTGCGCTGTCAGGGGTGGGGGTCGCCGGGGCGAACGCGCTCACGGGCGCAGTCACGCCCGCCGGATTCGCCGCGGCACGCCGCGAGCTCGACCGGCTCTCCGCGCTGTTCGGCCGCGACAACGTGGCGGTCGAGATCACGGACACCGGCGACCCGTTCGATTCGGAGCGCAACGCCGCCCTCGCCGACCTTGCCTTCGACGCCTCGCTGCCGCTGGTGGCGACGTCCAACGCGCACTACGCGACGCCGCGGGACGCTGACCTCGCGGGAGCGCTCGCGTCGGTGCGGGCACGGTCGTCGCTCGACGACATGGACGGATGGCTGCCCGGGGGTGGGGGAGGCCACCTGCGCTCGGCCGCCGAGATGCTGCACCGGCATCGGCGCCATCCTCAAGCCGTGACGGCAGCCGCGCGGCTCGCTGCGGAGTGCGCGTTCGACCTGAACCTCGTGGCGCCGAACCTGCCTCCGTACCCGGTGCCCCAGGGCCACACCGAGGCCTCATGGCTGCGTGAACTGGTGCGCCGCGGCGCACACGCCCGCTACGGCTCGCCCCACGCCGAGCGCGTGCCGGGGGCGTGGAAGCAGATCGAGCACGAGCTCAACGTGATCGAGGCGCTCGACTTCCCCGGCTACTTCCTCATCGTCCACGACATCGTGAGCTTCTGCCGCGACCAGGACATCCTGTGCCAGGGACGGGGATCCGCCGCCAACTCCGCGGTGTGCTTCGCCCTGGGCGTCACCGCGGTCGACGCCGTCACTCACGGGCTGCTGTTCGAGCGGTTCCTCGCCCCCGAGCGCGACGGTCCGCCCGACATCGACGTCGACATCGAGTCGGATCGCCGAGAGGAGGTGATCCAGTACGTCTTCCAGCGGTTCGGCCGCATCAACGCCGCGATGGTCGCGAACGTCATCCAGTACCGGCCACGCTCGGCCGTGCGCGATGCCGCCAAGGCGCTGGGATTCGACGTGGGCCAGCAGGACGCGTGGTCCAAGAGCATCGACCGATGGGGATCGCTCCGCGTGCCGCAGGCGCAGATGGAGGAGTGGGCGGCCAAGCAGCGGGACGCGATGTGGCCCGAGCCGCCTCCCACCCACGACCTCGACCACATCCCGGAGCCGGTGCTCGACCTCGCGGACCGGTTCATGCGCCTGCCGCGACACCTCGGCATCCACCCCGGCGGCATGGTGCTGTGCGACCGGCCCGTCATCGACGTGTGCCCCGTGGAGTGGGCGCGCATGCCTGGGCGCACGGTGCTGCAGTGGGACAAGGACGACTGCGCGGACGCGGGGCTGGTGAAGTTCGACCTGCTCGGGCTGGGGATGCTCTCCGCGCTGCGGTATGCCTTCGGGTTCGTGCGCGACACCGAGTCGGAGGACATCGGCCTGCACTCGCTCCCGCAGGAGGACCCAGAGGTCTATGACCTGCTGTGCGCCGCCGACACGGTGGGCGTGTTCCAGGTCGAGTCGCGCGCGCAGATGGCGACCCTGCCCCGTCTGCGCCCGCGCCGCTTCTACGACATCGTGATCGAGGTCGCGCTCATCCGCCCCGGACCCATCCAGGGCGGCTCGGTGCACCCGTACATCAACCGTGCCAGGGGCCGCGAGCCGGTGACCTTCCTGCACCCGTTGCTGGAGAAGTCGCTGGGGAAGACCCTCGGCGTGCCGCTGTTCCAGGAGCAGCTGATGCAGATGGCGATGGACGTCGCGGGCTTCGACGGCGCACTCGCGGACCAGCTGCGCCGCGCGATGGGCTCCAAGCGATCGCCGGAGCGCATGGAGGCACTGCGCGCGCGGTTCATGGTGGGAGCCCACGAGCGCGGCGTCACTGCGGACGTCGCCGATCAGATCTTCGACAAGCTCAAGGCCTTCAGCGACTTCGGCTTCCCGGAGTCGCACTCGTACTCCTTCGCCTACCTGGTGTACGCCTCGAGCTGGCTCAAGGTCCACAAGCCCGCCGCCTTCTACGCGGGGCTGCTCGCGGCACAGCCCATGGGCTTCTACAGCCCGCAGTCGCTCACGGCCGATGCCCGCAGGCACGGCCAGGTGGTGCTGCGACCGTGCGTGGCGCGCTCCGCCGCACTCGCCCGGGTCGAGCGGTTGGCGGAGCCGTTCGCGACGCCGGACGAGGCGCGCGCAGACATGACCGTCCTCACGCGGGTGGACCGCACCCTGGCGGTGCGCATGGGGCTCGCGGCGGTGCGCGGGCTCGGCGAGGATGCCGCGCAGGCGATCGTCGACGCGCGCGCCGCTGGACCCTTCGTGTCGGTGACGGACATGGCCCGGCGCGTGCGAGTGCGGCCCTCTGGAGTGACGGGGGAGTCGGGACTGGCTCCTGAGAAGGGGCTCACGACGGCCCAGTGGGAGGCTCTCGCGACGGCGGGAGCGCTCGAGTCGCTGGGCGTGACGCGGCGCGAGGGGCTGTGGGCCTCGGGCGCGCTGGCGAGGGAGGGGCCGGACACGCTCCCCGATCTGTCGACCGACGTCGCCGCGCCGATGCTGCCGGGCATGAGCGCGGTGGAGGAGGCTGTGGCCGATGTGTGGGCCTCCGGGGTCTCGACCGACAGCTATCCCACGGTGTTCGTGCGCGAGGGACTCGACCAGCAGGGAGTGCTCACCGTGGCCGGGGTGCTCGCCCACGAGGCGGAGAGGCGCGTCACCGTGGCGGGCGTGGTGACCCACCGTCAGCGACCCGGCACGGCCAAGGGGGTCACCTTCATCTCGCTCGAGGACGAGACCGGCTTCCTCAACGTCGTCTGCTCGGTGGGGGTGTGGCGGCGCTTCCAGGCGGTGGCGCGCAGGTCGGCTGCGCTGGTCATCCGCGGGCGCATCGAGCGGGCAGACGGGGCCACCAACATGGTCGCCGAGCACATGTCCCCGCTGTCGCTGAAGGTGCCGGCCAAGAGCAGGGACTTCCAGTGA
- a CDS encoding DNA polymerase Y family protein has translation MSEMVSRRAGGDGAPRADARAGAASSAQSGPVATVRRAVLWVPDWPVVAAMSEAGIGADTPAAVLHGRGMMAVSAAARAAGVRRGMRKRLAQRACPDLVILPHDEGRDSRVFETVAAAAEDVVSGVEISRPGLLMIPADGAARFHGSEAALAEALVNSVAELAGCESAVGAADGLLAAILAARASELVPPGTSREYLAGVPVGVLPLAAMERRQREQVEDLVGVLVRLGLTSLSDFTSLPAGDVLARFGPVGRWAHRIGRGEDVRPPVLRRSEDDIAVRYEFEEPAQRVEQLALVAGHVAQQLDTALLEAGVRCGRVRISAATEQGDLLERVWRTDVGSRSGAFSRHMTDRVRWQLEGWLSGTGSGPEPAPLTALGLTAEDVVPLGSEQAYLWGGVSGSDSRAQRTLERVQSLLGPDAVLAVREQGGRSPRDRVLALPWGQEATPTRRIEHPWPGRIPDPAPATVLPLPEPLQVLDAGGAPVRIDRRLAMSAPPTWVRLQVDPRDERAAAARRHPSSGHVGRGEDGPTWGLAQPVEAWAGPWPVVERWWSQDSSRRACLQIALRRPDGRPGQAVLASFTAGAWVLEAVYD, from the coding sequence ATGAGCGAGATGGTGTCGCGACGCGCGGGCGGCGACGGCGCTCCGCGGGCCGATGCGCGGGCGGGGGCTGCCTCCTCCGCACAGTCCGGGCCCGTGGCGACGGTGCGACGGGCGGTGCTGTGGGTCCCGGATTGGCCGGTGGTCGCAGCGATGTCCGAGGCCGGCATCGGTGCGGACACCCCCGCAGCGGTGCTGCACGGGCGCGGCATGATGGCGGTCTCTGCTGCGGCACGGGCAGCGGGGGTCAGGCGCGGCATGCGCAAACGGCTCGCCCAGCGGGCATGTCCCGACCTGGTGATCCTGCCTCACGACGAGGGCCGGGACTCACGGGTGTTCGAGACCGTCGCGGCTGCGGCCGAGGACGTCGTGTCCGGCGTGGAGATCTCGCGGCCGGGGCTGCTGATGATCCCCGCCGACGGCGCTGCTCGTTTCCACGGCTCCGAGGCTGCGCTCGCGGAGGCGCTGGTGAACTCCGTGGCGGAGCTCGCGGGCTGTGAGAGCGCCGTGGGGGCCGCAGACGGGCTGCTCGCCGCGATCCTGGCTGCGCGCGCCTCCGAGCTGGTGCCACCCGGCACGTCGCGCGAATACCTGGCCGGCGTCCCCGTGGGGGTGCTGCCACTCGCCGCCATGGAGCGGCGCCAGCGCGAGCAGGTCGAGGACCTCGTGGGGGTGCTGGTGCGGCTGGGCCTCACGTCGCTGTCCGACTTCACGAGCCTGCCGGCAGGCGACGTGCTCGCCAGGTTCGGCCCGGTGGGGAGGTGGGCCCACCGCATCGGCCGCGGGGAGGACGTGCGGCCGCCGGTGCTGCGTCGCTCCGAGGACGACATCGCCGTGAGATACGAGTTCGAGGAGCCGGCGCAGCGCGTCGAGCAGCTCGCGCTCGTCGCCGGTCACGTGGCCCAGCAGCTCGACACCGCCCTCCTTGAGGCCGGCGTGCGATGTGGCCGGGTGCGGATCTCCGCCGCCACCGAGCAGGGGGACCTGCTCGAGCGCGTGTGGCGCACCGACGTCGGCTCGCGCTCGGGTGCGTTCTCCAGGCACATGACGGACCGGGTGCGGTGGCAGCTCGAGGGATGGCTGTCGGGCACGGGGTCCGGTCCGGAGCCAGCGCCGTTGACTGCGCTGGGCCTGACGGCTGAGGATGTGGTGCCGCTCGGCAGCGAGCAGGCGTACCTGTGGGGAGGGGTGTCGGGATCCGACTCCCGTGCGCAGCGCACCCTGGAGCGGGTGCAGTCTCTGCTCGGGCCCGATGCCGTGCTCGCCGTGCGCGAGCAGGGCGGCAGGTCGCCCAGGGACCGGGTGCTGGCGCTGCCATGGGGACAGGAGGCGACGCCTACGCGCCGCATCGAGCATCCGTGGCCCGGAAGGATCCCCGACCCTGCGCCCGCCACCGTGTTGCCGTTGCCGGAGCCGCTGCAGGTCCTGGATGCAGGCGGGGCGCCTGTGCGGATCGACCGCCGGCTCGCGATGAGTGCTCCTCCCACCTGGGTGCGCCTGCAGGTGGACCCGCGGGACGAGCGCGCGGCCGCGGCCCGGCGGCACCCGTCCTCGGGTCACGTGGGTCGTGGCGAGGACGGGCCGACGTGGGGACTCGCGCAGCCCGTCGAGGCGTGGGCCGGCCCGTGGCCCGTGGTCGAACGGTGGTGGTCGCAGGACTCCTCGCGCCGCGCCTGCCTGCAGATCGCGCTCAGGCGCCCGGACGGGAGGCCTGGTCAGGCCGTGCTCGCGTCCTTCACCGCCGGGGCGTGGGTGCTGGAGGCGGTCTATGACTGA
- a CDS encoding TrmH family RNA methyltransferase, producing MITDPSDPRLDDYRGLTDVALRRRIEPERGLYMAEGAKVIERALAAGHRPRSVLTSERWLEGIRQALEGAGVDAPVHVAPESVMESVTGYQVHRGALAAMERPVLPSLEEIARDARRIVVLEGIVDHTNVGAIFRSAAGIGADAIVVAPTCADPLYRRSVKVSMGTVFQVPWTRADEWPGALNELRDRGFVVAALALADDAVGLDEFAAAGHDRVALVMGAEGDGLSRAALQAADAVLTIPMAGGVDSLNVAAASAVALWALRPQP from the coding sequence GTGATCACCGACCCCTCCGACCCGCGCCTCGACGACTATCGCGGCCTCACCGACGTGGCGCTGCGCCGCCGCATCGAGCCCGAGCGCGGCCTCTACATGGCCGAGGGCGCCAAGGTGATCGAACGCGCGCTGGCTGCCGGGCATCGGCCGCGTTCCGTGCTCACGAGCGAGCGGTGGCTGGAGGGCATCCGGCAGGCGCTCGAGGGCGCGGGCGTCGACGCCCCCGTCCACGTCGCTCCCGAGTCCGTGATGGAGTCGGTCACCGGCTACCAGGTGCACCGCGGCGCGCTGGCGGCGATGGAGCGCCCCGTTCTCCCCTCGCTGGAGGAGATCGCGCGCGATGCCAGGCGCATCGTCGTCCTCGAGGGGATCGTCGATCACACGAACGTCGGCGCGATCTTCCGCTCGGCGGCGGGCATCGGCGCTGACGCGATCGTGGTCGCCCCCACCTGCGCCGACCCGCTGTACCGCCGCAGCGTCAAGGTGTCGATGGGCACGGTCTTCCAGGTGCCGTGGACCAGGGCAGACGAGTGGCCGGGGGCACTGAACGAGCTGCGTGACAGGGGCTTCGTCGTGGCCGCGCTCGCCCTGGCGGACGATGCGGTGGGCCTCGACGAGTTCGCGGCGGCCGGGCACGATCGGGTCGCCCTGGTGATGGGTGCGGAGGGCGACGGTCTGTCGCGCGCGGCCCTGCAGGCGGCCGATGCGGTCCTCACCATCCCCATGGCCGGGGGAGTGGACTCGCTCAACGTGGCTGCCGCATCGGCCGTCGCGCTGTGGGCACTGCGGCCCCAGCCGTGA